The Candidatus Methylomirabilis limnetica genome contains the following window.
TGGGTCATACGCTTCACTGATATGAACCTGATTCAGTAGTTCCCTGACAATTCCGTTGGATTTGGTGGTAAAGGCTCTGAGGCCAGGTAGGAATTTCACTGCGGAACTCAGTAACTGCGGATGAAATTAGACGGTTAGCCGAACGCCACACGCGAATGGTAGCGTTGGATGACGCGGTCTTTGCTAGGCACGCAATGCTGAAGAAGGAACTTCCCCAAGCCGTATTTTTTCTTCATCTCCTGGTAGGCTGTTAGTTCTGAAT
Protein-coding sequences here:
- a CDS encoding DUF5678 domain-containing protein, whose product is MLDREYHYFKTHESDLIERYNGKFIAIVDEEVVGVFDSELTAYQEMKKKYGLGKFLLQHCVPSKDRVIQRYHSRVAFG